The Rhizobium sp. BT03 genome has a window encoding:
- a CDS encoding SDR family NAD(P)-dependent oxidoreductase, whose amino-acid sequence MNINLEGKIALVTGASRGIGYFTALELAKAGAHVIACARTVGGLEDLDDAITAVGGTATLVPFDLADMNAIDALGGSIFERWGKLDILVANAGVLGVISPIGHIEAKVFEKVMTINVTATWRLIRSVDPLLARSDAGRAVILSSGAAHKCRPFWGAYSASKAAVEALARTWAGESQSTPLRITSVDPGATRTAMRAQAVPGEDPQTLPHPSEVAKAILPLVGPGVTETGKLFIVRDNKLVDYRLPE is encoded by the coding sequence ATGAACATCAATCTTGAGGGCAAGATCGCGCTCGTTACCGGCGCATCGCGCGGCATCGGCTATTTCACGGCGCTGGAACTCGCCAAAGCCGGCGCCCATGTCATCGCCTGCGCCCGCACGGTCGGCGGGCTCGAGGATCTGGACGACGCGATCACGGCCGTCGGCGGCACGGCGACGCTGGTGCCCTTCGACCTTGCCGACATGAACGCGATCGACGCGCTCGGCGGCTCGATCTTCGAACGCTGGGGGAAACTCGACATCCTCGTCGCCAATGCCGGCGTGCTCGGCGTCATTTCGCCGATCGGCCACATCGAGGCGAAGGTCTTCGAAAAGGTGATGACCATCAACGTCACCGCGACATGGCGGCTGATCCGCTCGGTCGACCCGCTGCTCGCCCGCTCGGATGCCGGCCGCGCCGTCATCCTGTCATCGGGCGCGGCCCACAAATGCCGGCCCTTCTGGGGCGCCTATTCCGCGTCCAAGGCTGCTGTCGAGGCGCTGGCCCGGACCTGGGCCGGCGAGAGCCAATCGACACCGCTGCGCATCACCAGCGTCGATCCGGGCGCGACCCGCACCGCAATGCGGGCGCAGGCCGTGCCGGGCGAAGATCCGCAGACGCTGCCGCATCCTTCCGAGGTCGCCAAGGCGATCCTGCCGCTCGTCGGTCCCGGCGTGACCGAGACGGGCAAGCTGTTCATCGTGCGGGACAATAAGCTCGTCGATTACCGGCTGCCGGAGTAA
- the cysS gene encoding cysteine--tRNA ligase, translated as MGGMPELKLYNTLTREKSVFAPIDPNNVRMYVCGPTVYDFAHIGNARPVIVFDVLFRLLRHVYGEDHVTYARNITDVDDKINARALRDHPGLPLNDAIRAVTEKTETQFHADVAELGCLEPTVEPRATDNIVEMTEIIEKLIGNGHAYVAAGEVLFDTKSMADYGQLSKRPLDEQQAGARVAVDAHKKNPGDFVLWKLSSHNEPGWESPWGRGRPGWHIECSAMSRRYLGDIFDIHGGGLDLIFPHHENEIAQSRCAHGTEVMANVWMHNGFVQVEGRKMSKSEGNFVTIHELLHTEIFGGRKWPGQVLRLAMLMTHYREPIDFSIKRLEEAERLLAKWPAAEAGDSAPDETVLNALSDDLNTVAAVQALHALAQAAHADPTARAVFAATADLLGLLPKKMEIDEAVASAVDALVAMRLEMLKAKNFTEADKIRDELTAKGIQLKDGKDPVTGDRVTTWEAKR; from the coding sequence ATGGGCGGCATGCCGGAACTGAAGCTTTACAACACGCTGACGCGGGAGAAATCGGTCTTTGCGCCGATCGATCCCAACAATGTCCGCATGTATGTCTGCGGCCCGACCGTCTATGACTTCGCTCATATCGGCAATGCCCGGCCGGTCATCGTCTTCGACGTGCTGTTCCGGCTGTTGCGTCATGTCTATGGCGAAGATCACGTCACTTATGCCCGCAACATCACCGACGTCGACGACAAGATCAATGCGCGGGCGCTGAGAGATCATCCGGGCCTGCCGCTCAACGACGCGATCCGCGCCGTCACCGAAAAGACCGAGACGCAGTTTCACGCCGATGTCGCCGAGCTCGGCTGCCTGGAGCCGACCGTCGAGCCGCGGGCGACCGACAATATCGTTGAGATGACCGAGATCATCGAGAAGCTGATCGGCAACGGCCATGCCTATGTCGCAGCCGGCGAAGTGCTGTTCGACACCAAATCCATGGCGGATTACGGCCAGCTTTCGAAGCGGCCGCTCGATGAGCAGCAGGCCGGCGCCCGCGTCGCCGTCGATGCACACAAGAAGAACCCCGGCGATTTCGTGCTGTGGAAACTGTCGAGCCACAACGAACCCGGCTGGGAGAGCCCCTGGGGCCGCGGCCGGCCGGGCTGGCATATCGAATGCTCGGCGATGAGCCGGCGTTATCTCGGCGATATCTTCGACATTCATGGCGGCGGGCTGGACCTGATCTTCCCGCATCATGAAAACGAGATCGCCCAGTCGCGCTGCGCCCACGGCACCGAGGTGATGGCGAATGTCTGGATGCATAACGGCTTCGTGCAGGTCGAAGGCCGCAAGATGTCGAAATCCGAAGGCAATTTCGTCACCATCCACGAGTTGCTGCACACGGAAATCTTCGGCGGCCGCAAATGGCCGGGCCAGGTGCTGCGCCTTGCCATGCTGATGACGCATTACCGCGAGCCGATCGATTTCTCAATCAAGCGACTGGAAGAGGCCGAACGTCTGCTCGCCAAATGGCCGGCGGCCGAAGCCGGCGATTCGGCGCCCGATGAAACCGTGCTGAACGCGCTTTCCGACGACCTCAATACGGTCGCGGCGGTGCAGGCATTGCATGCGCTGGCGCAGGCTGCCCATGCGGATCCCACAGCCCGTGCTGTCTTTGCCGCAACGGCCGACCTTCTGGGCCTGTTGCCGAAAAAGATGGAGATCGACGAAGCCGTCGCATCGGCGGTCGATGCGCTGGTCGCAATGCGTCTCGAGATGCTGAAGGCAAAGAACTTCACTGAGGCCGACAAGATCCGCGACGAGCTGACGGCGAAGGGCATCCAGTTGAAGGACGGCAAGGATCCGGTGACGGGGGATCGCGTGACGACGTGGGAGGCCAAGAGATGA
- the purF gene encoding amidophosphoribosyltransferase yields MNQSHSLPTDDPLDGDTLHEECGVFGILGHPDAATLTALGLHALQHRGQEAAGIVSFDGKRFYQERHMGLVGDHYTNPMTLARLPGSMSIGHTRYSTTGEVAMRNVQPLFAELEEGGIAIAHNGNFTNGLTLRRQIIATGAICQSTSDTEVVLHLIARSRHASTSDRFIDAIRQMEGGYSMLAMTRTKLIAARDPTGIRPLVMGELDGKPIFCSETCALDIIGAKFIRDVENGEVVICEIQPDGSISIDARKPGKPQPERLCLFEYVYFARPDSVVGGRNVYTTRKNMGMNLAKESPVEADVVVPVPDGGTPAALGYAQESGIPFEYGIIRNHYVGRTFIEPTQQIRAFGVKLKHSANRAMIEGKRVVLVDDSIVRGTTSLKIVQMIREAGAREVHLRVASPMIFFPDFYGIDTPDAEKLLANQYADVEAMAKYIGADSLAFLSINGLYRAVGGEDRNPARPQFTDHYFTGDYPTRLLDKNGESMGNKLSMLASNG; encoded by the coding sequence ATGAACCAGTCCCATTCCTTGCCCACCGACGATCCGCTCGACGGAGATACGCTGCATGAAGAATGCGGGGTTTTCGGAATTCTGGGACATCCCGATGCCGCCACCCTGACGGCTCTCGGCCTGCATGCCCTGCAGCATCGCGGGCAGGAAGCGGCCGGCATCGTCTCCTTCGACGGCAAACGCTTCTATCAGGAGCGCCATATGGGCCTCGTCGGCGACCACTATACCAACCCGATGACGCTCGCCCGCCTGCCCGGCAGCATGTCGATCGGCCATACGCGCTACTCGACGACCGGCGAAGTGGCGATGCGCAACGTGCAGCCGCTCTTTGCCGAACTCGAGGAAGGCGGCATCGCCATTGCTCATAACGGCAACTTCACCAACGGCCTGACGTTGCGCCGCCAGATCATCGCGACCGGCGCCATCTGTCAGTCGACCTCCGATACCGAGGTGGTCCTCCACCTCATCGCCCGCTCCCGCCATGCCTCCACATCCGACCGCTTCATCGATGCGATCCGCCAGATGGAGGGCGGCTATTCGATGCTCGCGATGACGCGCACCAAGCTGATTGCCGCGCGCGACCCGACCGGCATCCGCCCGCTCGTGATGGGCGAACTCGACGGCAAGCCGATCTTCTGCTCGGAAACCTGCGCGCTCGACATCATCGGCGCCAAGTTCATCCGCGATGTCGAAAACGGCGAAGTCGTCATCTGCGAAATCCAGCCCGACGGCTCGATCAGCATCGATGCCCGCAAGCCCGGCAAGCCGCAGCCGGAGCGCCTCTGCCTGTTCGAATATGTCTATTTCGCCCGGCCGGACTCGGTCGTCGGCGGCCGCAACGTCTACACGACGCGCAAGAACATGGGCATGAACCTCGCCAAGGAATCGCCCGTCGAGGCCGACGTGGTCGTGCCGGTACCGGATGGCGGCACGCCGGCGGCGCTCGGCTACGCGCAGGAAAGCGGCATTCCGTTCGAATACGGCATCATCCGCAACCACTATGTCGGCCGCACCTTCATCGAGCCGACCCAGCAGATCCGAGCCTTCGGCGTCAAGCTGAAGCATTCGGCCAACCGGGCGATGATCGAAGGCAAGCGTGTGGTGCTGGTCGATGATTCCATCGTGCGCGGCACGACCTCTCTCAAGATCGTGCAGATGATCCGTGAGGCCGGCGCGCGCGAAGTCCATCTGCGCGTCGCCAGCCCGATGATCTTCTTCCCCGACTTCTACGGCATCGACACGCCCGATGCCGAAAAGCTCTTGGCCAACCAGTATGCCGATGTCGAAGCCATGGCCAAATATATTGGCGCGGATTCGCTTGCCTTCCTGTCGATCAACGGGCTTTACCGCGCCGTTGGCGGCGAGGACCGCAATCCGGCCCGCCCGCAATTCACCGACCATTACTTCACCGGTGACTATCCGACCCGCCTGCTCGACAAGAACGGCGAGTCGATGGGCAACAAGCTTTCGATGCTTGCCAGCAACGGCTGA
- a CDS encoding AraC family transcriptional regulator → MPLANVESARFWRDSRFRGMECLTATFLTHEYAPHAHDTFSIGAIESGSQIATLSGRREETGPGDLYLIDPGVIHDGAPGGEGYRYRMIYPDMKLFVDILEDVTGKAFHATPSFSGGLPRDPQLANAFHAAHRTLESGAGALESDEGMFSVLAAIFARHGSAIIVPVDTQERSAVARAREYLIENFDSDVGLDELAGVAGLSRAHLIRAFRKEYHITPHAFLTDRRVQVARRLLRQGGMPADIALECGFADQAHFTRHFKARTGVTPGQFRTG, encoded by the coding sequence ATGCCGCTTGCGAACGTGGAATCGGCCCGCTTCTGGCGGGATAGCCGCTTCCGCGGCATGGAGTGTTTGACCGCCACCTTCCTGACGCACGAATATGCGCCGCATGCCCATGACACGTTCAGCATCGGCGCGATAGAAAGCGGCAGCCAGATCGCCACTCTCAGCGGCAGGCGGGAGGAAACCGGCCCGGGCGACCTTTATCTCATCGATCCCGGTGTCATCCATGACGGCGCCCCGGGCGGCGAGGGCTACCGCTACCGGATGATCTATCCCGACATGAAACTGTTCGTCGATATTCTGGAGGATGTCACCGGCAAAGCCTTCCATGCGACGCCCTCGTTCTCCGGTGGGCTTCCACGCGATCCACAGCTCGCCAATGCCTTTCACGCCGCCCATCGAACGCTTGAGAGCGGGGCAGGTGCGCTGGAATCCGATGAGGGAATGTTTTCGGTGCTGGCAGCGATCTTTGCGCGTCACGGCAGCGCAATCATCGTTCCTGTCGATACGCAGGAACGAAGCGCGGTGGCGCGTGCCCGCGAATACCTCATCGAGAACTTCGACAGCGATGTCGGCCTCGATGAACTGGCCGGAGTGGCGGGCTTGAGCCGCGCTCATCTCATCCGCGCCTTCCGCAAGGAATATCACATCACCCCGCACGCTTTTCTGACGGATCGGCGTGTGCAGGTGGCCCGTCGGCTGCTGCGGCAGGGGGGCATGCCGGCCGATATTGCGCTCGAATGCGGTTTTGCCGATCAGGCGCATTTCACCCGGCACTTCAAGGCACGCACGGGCGTAACGCCCGGCCAGTTCCGCACGGGCTGA
- a CDS encoding GFA family protein, which yields MTTYTGGCQCGAIRFRVSGDLKDSSICHCRMCQKAFGAYYAPLVSVRGADFTWTRGERKKFRSSNFVERGFCGDCGTPLSYEAPDGVAIAAGAFDDPAALPPVVQFGIEGKIGFVDHLHELPGHRTEEDAQSAPFVLELVSYQHPDHETQAWPAKEPR from the coding sequence ATGACGACCTATACCGGCGGCTGCCAGTGCGGAGCGATCCGTTTCCGCGTCAGCGGCGATCTCAAGGATTCGTCGATCTGTCATTGCCGCATGTGCCAGAAGGCGTTCGGGGCCTATTATGCGCCGCTGGTCTCGGTGCGCGGCGCCGATTTCACGTGGACGCGCGGAGAGCGGAAAAAGTTCCGCTCTTCCAATTTCGTCGAGCGCGGCTTCTGCGGCGATTGCGGCACGCCGCTCTCCTACGAGGCGCCTGACGGGGTTGCGATTGCCGCAGGCGCCTTCGACGATCCCGCGGCGCTTCCGCCGGTGGTGCAATTCGGCATCGAGGGCAAGATCGGCTTCGTCGATCACCTGCACGAATTGCCGGGGCACCGGACGGAGGAGGATGCGCAATCCGCCCCCTTCGTGCTCGAACTCGTCTCCTACCAGCATCCCGATCATGAGACACAGGCATGGCCAGCCAAGGAGCCGAGATGA
- a CDS encoding GH25 family lysozyme, producing the protein MRSLVRGTIAATAILAVALAAYLAYDFGMFRFNNPSLSRYPIQGIDVSHHQGDIDWKTVASQPNVRFAIIKATEGGDHKDSRFADNWQRAGDAGVVRGAYHFFTFCRPGRDQAQNVLATVPQQPGTLPITVDLEFFGNCSKVPTVEEMATEVNAFFTELKGAFPEKPIFYVTREFYDQYLKGNEARFPDHYLWLRSVFQEPAQEGCGRWSIWQFADNGAVDGIQGAVDLNAFCPSETGFAHLFPAVAAK; encoded by the coding sequence GTGAGAAGCTTGGTTCGGGGGACGATTGCGGCGACTGCAATTCTGGCAGTCGCATTGGCTGCATATCTGGCGTACGATTTCGGCATGTTTCGCTTCAACAATCCATCCTTAAGCCGCTATCCGATCCAGGGCATCGATGTCAGCCATCACCAGGGTGATATCGATTGGAAGACGGTGGCTTCGCAGCCGAACGTCCGCTTCGCGATCATCAAGGCAACCGAAGGCGGTGACCATAAGGATTCCAGGTTCGCCGACAACTGGCAGCGCGCCGGCGATGCCGGAGTGGTCAGGGGCGCTTATCATTTCTTCACCTTCTGCCGCCCGGGCAGGGATCAGGCGCAGAATGTCCTGGCGACCGTGCCCCAGCAGCCGGGAACTCTGCCCATCACTGTCGATCTGGAGTTCTTCGGCAATTGCAGCAAGGTCCCGACGGTCGAGGAAATGGCGACCGAGGTGAACGCCTTCTTCACCGAGCTCAAGGGCGCCTTTCCGGAAAAGCCGATCTTTTACGTCACCCGGGAATTCTACGATCAATATCTGAAAGGCAATGAAGCCCGCTTCCCCGACCATTACCTCTGGCTGCGGAGCGTATTCCAGGAGCCGGCGCAGGAAGGCTGCGGTCGCTGGTCGATCTGGCAATTTGCCGACAACGGCGCTGTCGACGGCATTCAGGGGGCGGTGGACCTCAATGCGTTTTGCCCGTCGGAGACAGGCTTCGCACATCTGTTCCCCGCCGTTGCAGCCAAGTGA
- a CDS encoding AzlD family protein, whose product MTLDLNIMIAILAMAVATVFTRVSGLLLLRHVEMNERRRTAIEAIPPAVLMAVIAPTAFAAGWAETLACAVTAIAARRLPMLVSVVIGVATVALLRATGL is encoded by the coding sequence ATGACGCTCGATCTCAACATCATGATCGCCATCCTCGCCATGGCCGTCGCAACGGTGTTCACCCGCGTCAGCGGCCTCCTGTTGCTCCGTCATGTCGAGATGAATGAGCGGCGGAGAACGGCGATCGAGGCCATTCCGCCGGCCGTGCTGATGGCGGTCATCGCCCCGACCGCCTTTGCGGCGGGTTGGGCGGAGACGCTCGCCTGCGCGGTAACGGCAATCGCCGCGCGCCGTCTGCCGATGCTCGTGAGCGTCGTGATCGGCGTCGCAACGGTTGCCCTGTTGCGGGCCACCGGGCTTTAA
- a CDS encoding LysE family translocator codes for MFDYSLAHWFAFLSAAVLLNLSPGPDIAFILGHTMRGGKRAGFSALFGVWSGACLHVLMAALGLSAVLAASSVAFSAVKWIGAAYLVWLGIQALRAGGGNGLIKAAGERLPASKIYRQGILVSLLNPKVAIFFLAFLPQFVVDGAGPAWAQLMLHGGLIIVVAAFIEPPLVLLGGRLADALRHNQKIGLWLDRGLGALFLALGFRLALSSR; via the coding sequence ATGTTCGATTATTCGCTTGCGCACTGGTTTGCATTTCTCTCGGCGGCGGTTCTGCTCAACCTCTCGCCCGGGCCCGATATCGCCTTCATCCTCGGTCACACGATGAGAGGCGGAAAGCGTGCCGGTTTTTCCGCGCTGTTCGGCGTCTGGTCCGGCGCCTGCCTGCATGTCCTGATGGCGGCGCTCGGTCTTTCCGCCGTGCTCGCCGCTTCCTCAGTCGCCTTCTCCGCGGTCAAATGGATCGGCGCCGCCTATCTTGTCTGGCTGGGAATCCAAGCTCTGCGCGCCGGCGGCGGCAATGGCTTGATAAAGGCTGCCGGTGAAAGGTTGCCGGCGTCGAAAATCTACCGGCAGGGAATTCTGGTGTCGCTGCTCAATCCGAAGGTGGCGATTTTCTTCCTGGCCTTCCTGCCGCAATTCGTCGTCGATGGAGCGGGGCCGGCATGGGCCCAGCTCATGCTCCATGGCGGGCTCATCATCGTCGTTGCCGCCTTCATCGAGCCGCCGCTCGTCCTTCTCGGAGGGCGCCTTGCCGATGCGCTCAGGCATAATCAAAAAATCGGGCTATGGCTTGATCGTGGCCTCGGCGCGCTTTTCCTGGCGCTCGGCTTCCGCCTTGCGCTCAGCAGCCGCTGA
- a CDS encoding AzlC family ABC transporter permease: MLQHSRPSGEFLDGMRAIFPLVVAVLPIGLVFGAVAATKGLSPLETTLMSALVFAGGSQFVAMDIWTHPASWIGVGFAALLVNIRHVLMSASIGTKMQSFSGVKRYIAMLFLADELWAMAEFRAGATRLTPAWYAGIVTPFYLTWVGSSLAGALLGAFLGNPAVIGLDFAFPAVFIVLVMGFWKGPETGAVLAASAAASVAVHHFVPGVWYIAAGALAGLATALWQGRAREQAA, translated from the coding sequence ATGTTGCAGCACAGCCGGCCATCCGGCGAATTTCTTGACGGAATGCGCGCCATTTTTCCGCTCGTTGTCGCCGTGTTGCCGATCGGCCTGGTGTTCGGCGCGGTCGCGGCCACCAAGGGGCTTTCCCCATTGGAAACGACGCTGATGAGCGCGCTTGTCTTTGCGGGCGGTTCGCAATTCGTGGCCATGGACATCTGGACCCATCCGGCAAGCTGGATCGGCGTCGGCTTTGCAGCCCTGCTGGTCAATATCCGCCACGTGCTGATGAGCGCGTCGATCGGCACGAAGATGCAGTCCTTCTCCGGCGTCAAACGGTATATCGCCATGCTCTTCCTCGCAGACGAGCTGTGGGCCATGGCGGAATTCCGGGCTGGAGCCACGCGGCTGACACCGGCCTGGTATGCCGGCATCGTCACGCCCTTTTACCTTACCTGGGTCGGCTCTTCGCTGGCGGGCGCACTGCTCGGCGCCTTCCTCGGCAATCCAGCGGTCATCGGCCTCGACTTCGCTTTTCCGGCGGTCTTCATCGTGCTCGTCATGGGTTTCTGGAAGGGGCCGGAAACCGGCGCCGTCCTTGCGGCAAGTGCCGCCGCATCCGTTGCGGTCCACCACTTCGTGCCGGGGGTCTGGTATATCGCCGCCGGCGCTCTGGCCGGGCTGGCAACTGCCCTCTGGCAGGGCAGGGCGCGGGAGCAGGCGGCATGA
- the radA gene encoding DNA repair protein RadA codes for MAKARTQFICQNCGTVHNRWAGKCENCGEWNTIVEEDPMGGIGSGPGKTPKKGRPVALTALSGEIEEAPRIHTAMSELDRALGGGFVRGSAVLIGGDPGIGKSTLLMQAAAALARRGHKIIYVSGEEAVAQVRLRAQRLAAADTDVMLAAETNVEDILATLAEGKRPDLVIIDSIQTLWSELAESAPGTVTQVRTGVQAMIRFAKQTGAAMVLVGHVTKDGQIAGPRVVEHMVDAVLYFEGDRGHHYRILRTVKNRFGPTDEIGVFEMSDRGLREVANPSELFLGERNEKSPGAAVFAGMEGTRPVLVEVQALVAPTSLGTPRRAVVGWDSARLSMILAVLEAHCGVRLGQHDVYLNVAGGYRISEPAADLAVASALVSSLAGIALPADCVYFGEVSLSGAIRPVAHTAQRLKEAEKLGFSAALLPSASAELPKGSGGRWSEVESLPDLVARIAGSKGALRVEDEV; via the coding sequence ATGGCGAAGGCCAGGACACAATTCATCTGCCAGAACTGCGGCACGGTTCATAACCGCTGGGCCGGTAAATGCGAGAACTGCGGCGAGTGGAACACCATCGTCGAAGAAGACCCGATGGGCGGGATCGGCTCCGGTCCCGGCAAGACGCCGAAGAAGGGCCGGCCGGTGGCGCTGACGGCGCTGTCTGGTGAGATCGAGGAGGCGCCGCGCATCCATACCGCCATGTCGGAGCTCGACCGGGCGCTCGGCGGCGGCTTCGTGCGCGGCTCGGCGGTGCTGATCGGCGGCGATCCCGGTATCGGCAAATCGACGCTGCTGATGCAGGCGGCCGCCGCCCTCGCGCGGCGCGGCCACAAGATCATCTATGTCTCCGGCGAAGAGGCCGTCGCCCAGGTCCGGCTGCGGGCGCAGCGGCTTGCGGCCGCCGATACCGATGTGATGCTGGCGGCGGAAACCAATGTCGAGGATATTCTGGCGACACTGGCCGAGGGCAAGCGGCCGGACCTCGTCATCATCGATTCCATCCAGACGCTGTGGAGCGAACTTGCCGAATCCGCGCCGGGAACGGTGACCCAGGTGCGCACCGGCGTTCAGGCGATGATCCGTTTCGCCAAGCAGACGGGGGCCGCCATGGTGCTGGTCGGCCACGTGACCAAGGACGGGCAGATCGCCGGCCCGCGCGTCGTCGAGCATATGGTCGACGCCGTGCTCTATTTCGAGGGCGATCGCGGCCATCACTACCGCATCCTGCGCACGGTCAAGAACCGCTTCGGCCCGACAGATGAGATCGGCGTCTTCGAAATGTCGGACAGAGGACTGCGCGAGGTCGCCAACCCCTCCGAACTCTTCCTCGGCGAGCGCAACGAGAAATCGCCGGGCGCCGCGGTCTTTGCCGGCATGGAAGGCACGCGCCCCGTGCTCGTCGAAGTCCAGGCGCTGGTGGCGCCGACCTCGCTCGGCACGCCCAGGCGCGCCGTGGTCGGCTGGGATTCGGCCCGGCTGTCGATGATCCTGGCGGTGCTCGAAGCCCATTGCGGCGTCAGGCTCGGCCAGCACGACGTCTATCTCAACGTCGCCGGCGGTTACCGCATCAGCGAACCGGCAGCCGATCTCGCCGTCGCCTCGGCGCTCGTTTCCTCGCTTGCCGGTATTGCCCTTCCCGCCGATTGCGTCTATTTCGGCGAAGTCAGCCTGTCGGGCGCCATCCGGCCGGTTGCGCACACCGCCCAGCGCCTCAAGGAAGCCGAGAAGCTGGGCTTTTCCGCAGCATTGCTTCCCTCCGCCTCCGCCGAACTGCCGAAGGGTTCCGGCGGACGCTGGAGCGAGGTCGAAAGCCTGCCGGATCTGGTCGCGCGCATCGCCGGGTCGAAGGGGGCGCTGCGTGTGGAAGACGAGGTTTGA
- the alr gene encoding alanine racemase, with protein sequence MTDFPIPFEDDDLFASAGLRLTVDLTALTENWRDMARRSGGARAAAVVKADAYGMGIEDAGEALYMAGARDFFVATVDEGVTLRLYAPEARIFVLSGIWPGTERRFFENDLVPVISSDEQLAFWMAVLADYGDYPCALHVDTGFNRLGLHMDDAIALADDVSRPASFAPVLVMSHLACGDEPSHAMNRQQLESFHRVSAAYEGIDSSLAASAGIFLGEDYHFDLTRPGIALYGGEAVCGLANPMRPVATAEARIIQVRSVEAGETVSYGRALQLRRKSRLAIASAGYADGYMRGLSSGGVPLRQAVPQGGQGFIAGHKVPVAGRITMDLTIFDITDLPDNAVRAGDYVELFGKNMPLDEVARAAGTIGYEILTSMGLRHERRYVADEE encoded by the coding sequence ATGACAGATTTTCCCATCCCCTTTGAAGATGACGATCTTTTCGCTTCCGCCGGCCTGCGGCTGACCGTCGATCTGACTGCGCTGACGGAGAACTGGCGGGATATGGCGCGCCGCTCCGGTGGCGCGCGCGCCGCAGCCGTCGTCAAGGCGGATGCCTATGGCATGGGCATCGAGGATGCCGGCGAAGCGCTCTATATGGCAGGCGCCCGGGATTTCTTCGTTGCCACAGTCGATGAGGGCGTCACGCTTCGCCTTTATGCGCCCGAGGCGCGCATCTTTGTGCTCTCAGGCATATGGCCGGGCACCGAGCGGCGCTTCTTCGAAAACGATCTGGTGCCGGTGATTTCCTCCGACGAGCAGCTCGCCTTCTGGATGGCGGTGCTTGCCGATTACGGCGATTACCCCTGCGCGCTGCATGTCGATACCGGCTTCAACCGGCTCGGACTGCACATGGACGATGCGATTGCGCTGGCCGACGACGTTTCGCGGCCGGCGAGCTTTGCACCGGTGCTTGTGATGAGCCATCTCGCCTGCGGCGACGAGCCCAGTCATGCGATGAACCGGCAGCAGCTCGAATCATTCCACAGGGTTAGCGCCGCTTATGAAGGCATCGATTCAAGCCTTGCCGCCTCGGCCGGCATTTTCCTCGGCGAGGATTATCACTTCGACCTGACCCGTCCCGGCATCGCGCTTTATGGCGGCGAAGCGGTCTGCGGCCTGGCCAATCCGATGCGGCCTGTGGCAACCGCGGAAGCGCGCATCATCCAGGTGCGCAGCGTCGAGGCCGGCGAGACCGTCAGCTATGGGCGGGCGCTGCAGCTTCGCCGCAAAAGCCGGCTGGCGATCGCTTCGGCCGGCTATGCCGACGGTTACATGCGCGGCCTGTCGAGCGGCGGCGTGCCGCTGCGCCAGGCCGTGCCGCAGGGCGGGCAAGGCTTTATTGCCGGGCACAAGGTGCCGGTCGCCGGCCGGATCACCATGGATCTGACGATCTTCGATATCACCGACCTTCCCGACAACGCCGTGCGCGCCGGCGATTATGTCGAGCTGTTCGGAAAGAACATGCCCCTGGACGAGGTGGCGCGGGCGGCGGGCACGATCGGATACGAGATCCTGACCAGCATGGGGCTGCGCCACGAACGGCGCTATGTCGCCGACGAGGAGTAG
- a CDS encoding CvpA family protein, translating to MPITIFDGIVIGVVLFSAVLAMVRGFSREILSIASWGGSAAAAYYLYPYLMPYAKKYTDDDRIAIAGSAAVVFLIALIIISFITMKIADFIIDSRVGALDRTLGFLFGAARGMLLMVVAVAFWNWLVDVDHRPAWVNEAKSKPFLDSMVVKMRSVLPEQFAQMIQASFRDKMQSPAQGGEGATPPSTDQAPAEDAPAGGTQQPAN from the coding sequence ATGCCCATTACGATTTTCGACGGTATTGTCATCGGCGTCGTGCTCTTCTCCGCCGTGCTGGCGATGGTCCGCGGCTTCTCGCGCGAGATTCTCTCGATCGCAAGCTGGGGCGGATCAGCGGCGGCTGCCTATTACCTCTATCCGTACCTGATGCCCTATGCGAAGAAATACACAGATGACGACCGCATCGCGATCGCCGGCTCGGCAGCGGTCGTCTTCCTGATCGCGCTCATCATCATCTCCTTCATCACCATGAAGATCGCAGATTTCATCATCGACAGCCGCGTCGGCGCGCTCGACCGCACGCTCGGTTTCCTATTCGGGGCGGCGCGCGGCATGCTGCTCATGGTCGTCGCCGTCGCCTTTTGGAACTGGCTGGTCGATGTCGACCACCGCCCGGCCTGGGTCAACGAAGCGAAATCGAAACCCTTTTTGGATTCAATGGTCGTGAAGATGAGGTCGGTTCTGCCGGAGCAATTTGCCCAGATGATACAGGCAAGCTTCCGTGATAAGATGCAGTCGCCGGCACAGGGCGGCGAAGGCGCCACGCCGCCGAGCACCGATCAGGCTCCGGCGGAAGACGCGCCTGCAGGCGGCACACAGCAGCCGGCGAATTGA